One genomic window of Glycine max cultivar Williams 82 chromosome 16, Glycine_max_v4.0, whole genome shotgun sequence includes the following:
- the LOC100777675 gene encoding rop guanine nucleotide exchange factor 14 isoform X2 → MTYNGLDNCIPDNRSYGDESRTSRGDGCITDSFNDDDDSSSSSSKDAFGSFSSKCFAMKRDEQELEEWEIAESPQHFYVKDKSAFDVANCSDVEAMKEKFAKLLLGGDVTGGAKGLNTALALSTAITNLAVTVFGELWKLEPLSEERKSKWRREMGWLLSPTNYMVQLVPAKQNGANGGIFEIMTPKARADIQMNLPALQKLDSMLIEALDSMVQTEFWYAEEGSRSAGRNTSGRQSRRWWLPSPRVPRMGLSDIERKRLLNQGRVVQQIFKAAKAINDSMLLEMPMPTIIKDALLKSGKASLGEELHKVLMAESSSGEEMLKALNLSSEHTALETINRLEAATFSWKERIIQENSGKSPVRTSWSFMKDPMAGIDKMELLLERAETLLSMLKARYPNLPQTFLDAAKVQFGKDIGHSILEAYSRVLGSLAFSILSRIADILQEDSLSNPNTPISASCSPGINLYEAWVVGSRVRHSLIDKMNEVDGQYCASSCGSTSDIEFSSTHANASNSVPAMPSRGRLWCIGRG, encoded by the exons ATGACATATAATGGCCTTGATAATTGCATTCCGGATAATCGATCCTACGGAGATGAAAGCAGAACTAGCAGAGGAGATGGATGTATAACTGATTCAttcaatgatgatgatgactccAGCTCTTCATCCAGCAAAGATGCTTTTGGATCATTCTCATCAAAATGTTTTGCAATGAAAAGAGATGAACAAGAATTGGAAGAGTGGGAAATCGCAGAAAGTCCTCAACATTTCTATGTTAAAGATAAGTCCGCTTTTGACGTGGCCAATTGTTCAGATGTAGAAGCCATGAAAGAAAAGTTTGCAAAGCTGCTTCTAGGAGGTGATGTTACAGGAGGAGCTAAAGGCCTCAACACAGCTTTGGCACTGTCTACTGCCATCACAAACCTTGCAG TCACAGTTTTTGGTGAGTTGTGGAAGTTGGAACCTCTATCTGAAGAGAGGAAGAGCAAATGGCGACGAGAAATGGGCTGGTTGTTGTCTCCTACCAATTATATGGTTCAGTTAGTTCCCGCTAAGCAAAATGGTGCCAACGGTGGAATCTTTGAG ATAATGACCCCAAAAGCTCGTGCAGACATCCAAATGAATCTTCCAGCACTTCAGAAGTTGGACTCTATGCTTATT GAGGCACTAGACTCAATGGTGCAAACTGAGTTTTGGTATGCAGAGGAAGGAAGCCGGTCAGCAGGGAGGAACACAAGCGGACGGCAAAGCAGAAGATGGTGGCTTCCATCGCCCCGAGTACCAAGAATGGGGCTATCTGACATTGAAAGAAAGAGGCTGCTTAATCAGGGAAGGGTAGTACAGCAGATATTCAAGGCTGCCAAAGCTATCAATGATAGTATGTTGCTTGAAATGCCCATGCCAACAATAATTAAGGATGCACTTCTGAAG TCTGGGAAGGCAAGCCTTGGAGAGGAACTGCACAAGGTCTTGATGGCTGAATCGAGTTCTGGAGAAGAAATGCTTAAAGCTCTCAATTTGAGTTCTGAACATACTGCCCTAGAGACCATTAATAGATTGGAAGCTGCTACATTTTCATGGAAAGAGAGAATTATACAAGAAAATAGTGGAAAATCCCCCGTTCGAACCTCGTGGTCTTTCATGAAGGACCCTATGGCAGGTATAGATAAGATGGAACTATTGTTGGAACGTGCAGAAACGCTTCTAAGTATGCTTAAAGCAAGATATCCAAACCTTCCCCAAACATTTCTGGATGCTGCGAAAGTTCAATTTGGCAAG GATATTGGGCATTCCATTTTAGAAGCATACTCAAGAGTTCTTGGAAGTTTAGCCTTCAGCATACTGTCTAGAATAGCAGATATATTGCAAGAGGATTCTTTAAGCAATCCCAATACACCAATTTCAGCAAGTTGCTCTCCTGGGATAAATCTTTATGAAGCTTGGGTGGTTGGTTCGCGTGTCAGGCACTCGTTAATCGATAAGATGAACGAGGTAGATGGACAATATTGTGCTTCTAGTTGTGGCAGTACTTCTGACATAGAATTCTCATCTACTCATGCCAATGCTAGTAACTCTGTACCCGCCATGCCAAGCCGTGGTCGATTGTGGTGCATTGGTAGAGGCTAG
- the LOC100777675 gene encoding rop guanine nucleotide exchange factor 14 isoform X1, whose protein sequence is MSSLMRKRLACCTKEAKISIDFDEPERIMTYNGLDNCIPDNRSYGDESRTSRGDGCITDSFNDDDDSSSSSSKDAFGSFSSKCFAMKRDEQELEEWEIAESPQHFYVKDKSAFDVANCSDVEAMKEKFAKLLLGGDVTGGAKGLNTALALSTAITNLAVTVFGELWKLEPLSEERKSKWRREMGWLLSPTNYMVQLVPAKQNGANGGIFEIMTPKARADIQMNLPALQKLDSMLIEALDSMVQTEFWYAEEGSRSAGRNTSGRQSRRWWLPSPRVPRMGLSDIERKRLLNQGRVVQQIFKAAKAINDSMLLEMPMPTIIKDALLKSGKASLGEELHKVLMAESSSGEEMLKALNLSSEHTALETINRLEAATFSWKERIIQENSGKSPVRTSWSFMKDPMAGIDKMELLLERAETLLSMLKARYPNLPQTFLDAAKVQFGKDIGHSILEAYSRVLGSLAFSILSRIADILQEDSLSNPNTPISASCSPGINLYEAWVVGSRVRHSLIDKMNEVDGQYCASSCGSTSDIEFSSTHANASNSVPAMPSRGRLWCIGRG, encoded by the exons ATGTCGTCGCTGATGAGAAAAAGACTAGCTTGCTGCACAAAGGAAGCCAAAATCAGCATTGATTTTGATGAGCCAGAAA GGATTATGACATATAATGGCCTTGATAATTGCATTCCGGATAATCGATCCTACGGAGATGAAAGCAGAACTAGCAGAGGAGATGGATGTATAACTGATTCAttcaatgatgatgatgactccAGCTCTTCATCCAGCAAAGATGCTTTTGGATCATTCTCATCAAAATGTTTTGCAATGAAAAGAGATGAACAAGAATTGGAAGAGTGGGAAATCGCAGAAAGTCCTCAACATTTCTATGTTAAAGATAAGTCCGCTTTTGACGTGGCCAATTGTTCAGATGTAGAAGCCATGAAAGAAAAGTTTGCAAAGCTGCTTCTAGGAGGTGATGTTACAGGAGGAGCTAAAGGCCTCAACACAGCTTTGGCACTGTCTACTGCCATCACAAACCTTGCAG TCACAGTTTTTGGTGAGTTGTGGAAGTTGGAACCTCTATCTGAAGAGAGGAAGAGCAAATGGCGACGAGAAATGGGCTGGTTGTTGTCTCCTACCAATTATATGGTTCAGTTAGTTCCCGCTAAGCAAAATGGTGCCAACGGTGGAATCTTTGAG ATAATGACCCCAAAAGCTCGTGCAGACATCCAAATGAATCTTCCAGCACTTCAGAAGTTGGACTCTATGCTTATT GAGGCACTAGACTCAATGGTGCAAACTGAGTTTTGGTATGCAGAGGAAGGAAGCCGGTCAGCAGGGAGGAACACAAGCGGACGGCAAAGCAGAAGATGGTGGCTTCCATCGCCCCGAGTACCAAGAATGGGGCTATCTGACATTGAAAGAAAGAGGCTGCTTAATCAGGGAAGGGTAGTACAGCAGATATTCAAGGCTGCCAAAGCTATCAATGATAGTATGTTGCTTGAAATGCCCATGCCAACAATAATTAAGGATGCACTTCTGAAG TCTGGGAAGGCAAGCCTTGGAGAGGAACTGCACAAGGTCTTGATGGCTGAATCGAGTTCTGGAGAAGAAATGCTTAAAGCTCTCAATTTGAGTTCTGAACATACTGCCCTAGAGACCATTAATAGATTGGAAGCTGCTACATTTTCATGGAAAGAGAGAATTATACAAGAAAATAGTGGAAAATCCCCCGTTCGAACCTCGTGGTCTTTCATGAAGGACCCTATGGCAGGTATAGATAAGATGGAACTATTGTTGGAACGTGCAGAAACGCTTCTAAGTATGCTTAAAGCAAGATATCCAAACCTTCCCCAAACATTTCTGGATGCTGCGAAAGTTCAATTTGGCAAG GATATTGGGCATTCCATTTTAGAAGCATACTCAAGAGTTCTTGGAAGTTTAGCCTTCAGCATACTGTCTAGAATAGCAGATATATTGCAAGAGGATTCTTTAAGCAATCCCAATACACCAATTTCAGCAAGTTGCTCTCCTGGGATAAATCTTTATGAAGCTTGGGTGGTTGGTTCGCGTGTCAGGCACTCGTTAATCGATAAGATGAACGAGGTAGATGGACAATATTGTGCTTCTAGTTGTGGCAGTACTTCTGACATAGAATTCTCATCTACTCATGCCAATGCTAGTAACTCTGTACCCGCCATGCCAAGCCGTGGTCGATTGTGGTGCATTGGTAGAGGCTAG